The following is a genomic window from Antechinus flavipes isolate AdamAnt ecotype Samford, QLD, Australia chromosome 3, AdamAnt_v2, whole genome shotgun sequence.
GGAAATATAAGGTTTCCTGTCTGCTATAGCCTATGTTGCCAATATCTGCTTATGTGATAGCTTGTTGAAAATCATGactatttttgatattttgtctctccctccccaaccCCCCATAGTTGTGGTGACAATACATGGCGAGgtatgtgcaaaaaaaatttgTCTCTTGTGATTTGTGCAATTTGCTTAGACCTTTTCTAGCTTATGTGGTGGACTTTTATCATTATGTATTCTAtgcttaaaatgtttctttagtgTTGCTTATTTGTTAGTCTTTTTATCTGGTGAATTGTTGCTTTTTCTAGTTACTCCACTTCCAATGAATTGTTCTTCAAACTGGATTCTGAAGCTTTGACTGATATTATAGCACAAATAATACCGTGTGAGGATAGATCTCAGATTTAAATGATTATCTTGGAAAATTAAATTATCTGTGGGGAAACAAATATTTTGGCCTGCTCTCTGGACTCCATGCtggctttcttctttttctaaggaTTAATTATTATGAGttgcccaaatctaattttttaattttgtttatccCTTAGATTGATCCTGTTACAGGAATGGTTATGAATCTGACAGACTTAAAAGAATATATGGAGGTAATAATATTATTTAGTACTGTATAGCTTCATggtatatgtttaaaattgagcTCCTCAAATACAAGTTTTCAAAGATTTCATTCTGCAAACTTCTGCCTCTAGAATTGTTTTTGCTGTAGGCCTTGGGAAGCTTTCCTTTTACCTCTAGCCTTAATACTGCTTGTTTTGCTGCTGTTTGAAAGATTCATGAATTTGAAACCAATCAGAAATAATGTATAGTGATCAAGAGAGCTATTTGTATCATTTACTTTACTTGAACTACACCTTACTTCTCTGCTTTATCTGTTTAGATTCTTCTCATCCTAAAAGAACCAATTTCACTTGTGaaagtttctattctattcctgcCCTCATAGATCTTTTCTCTATATTCCTTCAGTCTATAAACACTACCACAAAAATTAGCACTGAATTACTTTATATTGTTCCCTCAGCATATTTCTGTTTCCAGATGTTTTTTATTTATGCATTCTCCTCACCTCCTAGCATGTTACTAAGTATATTAGATATATATGGTTTGTTACTCAGtactttttctgaaatttaaattctttttaaaagacagtAACATCACACtacatttaattctttatatgttacctttttttctcctgtgaCATATACAACAGATACTTATTGAGCACTTATAAGTATATATTAGCTCTatggggaatacaaaaaaagtgtATCTCAGAGCCTTGCCTTCAAACTGCTTAATAATTTGGAAGacaagaaatgtgtatttaaaagtcTAACAATACAGGAGATAACAATGCCTGTTAAAATGTTTACTGAAAGGTTGAATTGCTGTAGATTCAGAGAAAGACGAGATCCCTGTGGGATGTAATCGTAaagagaaggcttcatggaggaggtggaCATTGTCCTGGGCCCTAAAAGTCATAGGATCTCCAAGTTGCAGTTAACGGAACAAAAACCTTCTCCACAATATTCCTGAAAAATGCTCATCTAGTTTTGCTTAATGACCTCCAGTGAAGGGAACTAATTACTTCTTGAGGCATCCCATTTTACTTTTGAACAGCTCTAACTCGTACAAAGggatgtattttttccttaagtctaaatttgtctcttttcaacTTCCTACCATTCCTCCTACACAAGAAGTATAATCCCCCCTTGCACAAGACaactctgtcttttcttttctaatttaatttatatcCCTAGTTCTTTCAACTTGTCTGCTTATGGCCTAATCTTGAGGTCTGCCACTATTCTGTGGGTCTCCTGGGTGCTTTCAAGAAAATCAGAGTACTTCATAAATGCAGAGCTCAGAACTGAATAGAATATTCTACTTAGTGTCTGACTCCAGCAGAATGTGTCCTCACTATTACTTGCTTAGTCATATACACTAGAGCCCAAGAACATATTGACTTGTATTAAATGTTCTACCATTACAATTTTCaaggcctttttttaaaaaataggtgaaCTTTTATCTAGTCATGTGATTCCCATATTACACTTATAaagttgctttttttaaaaattcaaattgaaaattCCCCTCTATTTTTATGAAGTTTTATCTTATTGGCTTGTTGAGAATTTTCTGAGTACTGtcatccaatatatatatatatatatatatatatatatatatatatatatatatatacacacaataccaAATTCTGATCCCTGGGCCATATTGACATTGAACTATTAATGACTACCTTTTGTGTCCATTCAATAAGATCCAACTTTGCCAAACTGTGCTATTAATTAGTACATATCATTCTTTATCCACAAGAATAATATGAGAGATTTTGTCGAATGCTTTGCTAATACCTAAGTTCCCTTGATCTATCAGGAGAGCAACTATGTTAGAAAAAACTAtgttagaaaatgaaatgatagtCTAGTGtggcctttctttttaaaaatgatttttaattttttttttaacatcacctGCATTTCTTAATATATCTTCCTTACTTATAGCTAGCTCTTGATATAAAGAATACTCAAATAAAATCCCAAAGATTCAAACAATCCCAACCCTAGCTTAGTCAAACTAATCAACCCTTAGAAAAGGGCTGATGTATGCAATATTTTACCTCCACAGGCCCtaactcttcaaaaaaaaaatgggagagattCCCTCTCATAGTTCTTTTGTAGCAAGCTTGGTCATTGTAATTTTTTAGTATTGTttcaatttaattatattatgtggttgtaattattgtttattttactttcctagttttgtttatttaattttttaccaGTTTCTATTAGCCtgcctatacttttttttttatccatcatattcattgttttctttagtttagAAGTTATCCATTACCTTTTTATCATGTCTTATTTATCCCTCCTCCAGctgctttattttatattctttcctaCTATACAAGGCATTGCCATATATATGGGGCTTTTCTTTTTTGTCGTTGACCTCCTTGAAATATATAGCTAATAGATTGGGACCTCAGGGCCAAAGGTTGGAATGATTTTAGTCAAtttctttgcataattttaaatttttttccagaagtcTTTGATCAATACACAGTTGTACTAGCAGTATATTAGTTTGCCTGCCTTTTCATAATTTCCCTCCAAAACAGTCTGGttctttcttttgtcatctttgccaggcTAGGCCTCAGGGGAAACCTGActtgatttcattttcatatttcttttgtttgtagtGATTTGGAGTGATATTTCACATAGTTATTAATTATAATTCCtttgcacatgtgtaacctatattggattccttgctgtctaggagaggaaagagggaaggagaaaaatttagaacacaaagttttgcaagggtagatgttgaaaaccatctttgcatgtattttgaaaaataaaaaagctattattattttaaaagaatagtttgTAATTTTTTGGGGaactgttcacatcctttgactatttatttgGGAATAGCTTTTGGTGGCAGATCTTATTCTTAATGAAGCTATATTATCTTTTCGTGACCCCTGCTTTATATTCTAAGTATTTGTATACCATCCCCTTAAAtgataccttttttttaaaaatagtatcttatttttccaaatactaaattccaaagatagaaaattatcttgcaaaaccttgtgttccaaatttttctccttttctccttctcttcccctccctaagacagcaagcaatctgatgcaAGTTAAATGTTcagttcttctaagcatatttccatatttatcatgcagcacaagaaaaattagctcaaaagggaaaaaaacatgaaaaagaaaaaaaaaacaagcaagcaaacaacaacaaaaaagtgaaaatgttatactATCCTTTGATCCCTGTTCtgttccatagttctctttcagGATGtagttggcattttccatcataagtctattggatcacctcattgttgaagaaccaagtccattacagttggtcatcatataatcttattgtttctgtatacaatgttctcttggttctcctcacttcatttagcatcagttcatgtaaatctttctaagcttttctgaaatcagctttttcatctaaATGAGATACATTTATTGGAAGTCAAATTTAGGCTTCTTTACTCTGCAGATTCTGATTTCTTCCAttttggggaaattgagacaatATTTGGCCTCCCCCAGTTCTGTATTACCTGTCCTGTCTTATGTCATTCTGATAGTGATTCAGCCAGCATTCACACCTGTCTTTTCTTTTAGTTCCCAGAGATGTCGTTATCAGAATCTGGATACTTGAACTTCTCAGGGATACTCTTGTCTTATTTTTTTAGTGTTAGCTCTTTATTAGCCATtatctgctttttttcctctttccagcATCTAAGTCATTCATTTTGAGACAGAAAATAGAGGCAAATCTCACATATTTATTCTCTTAATACTCAAATAGGACAATCCTTTCAATTTATTGAAATCACAATTTATACTAATAGTAGCTAACTTCTGTAAAGTACTTTAtggcttacaaagtactttgcagacATTGCCTCATTTAATTCCACCATGGTGTGATGAGCtcagtactattattatccccttatAGTAGATGAAACAGGCATAGTAATGCTAGTAGACTTATCCATAATTACCCAGCTTgcaagtgtcagaggcagattGTAACCTGGCCTTGCCCAGCTTTAAAGCTAATGTTCTTTTTATTGCATGAATCAATCATGGTACTTCTTGAGATTCTAAAAATGATTGCTTCCATGATACCAAGGTTTTTTAGGTAGTTGAAACTGGTACTGATATCAGGAAAAATGGCAATTAACAGCTCTtgttaaagaaaaaggaagaaaaatgatgtGTGTTTGAACACATGGAAATAATCTACTTTGCACTTATAAAGTTTTTAGGAGCTCAAGGTAATTAAATTActtgattctaaacaaattttgaaCTAACTTTGTAATTGAGTGACTCTTAAAAAACCTAAGTATTCTGGTTACATGTCTTTTTGCTAGCTTCCAATGTCTTGTTGTGACACTGATAGATGAGAGTTATGTTGAAGTGttgtttgaaataaaaaaaaattttcggAGAACATACGATTGTTATCTGATGTTCTTAATTGCCTTAGGTCACATTACAGAAAAGTTCTAATGTAAGTATTTCCACTCTGATATGAAGTGGTATATGTTCATGATTGGACGGTAGTTGTGGATTTCTTACTGTGGTTTTGCCAGCTGGTCTTTGGACAAATGAAGGACAACTCATCAGTTTGGAGGAGGTCCTGTTTTCTACTGATAGCATTAAACTGCCTGGAATTTTTGTTGGATAGGGTCATAGCACATAGGCACTCAACCTCCAGTTAACAGAGTCAACATCTGAGAAGTACAAGCAGTGCCCATCCAAATCCAAATCACAAATGGAGCCaatcttggtttttcttttttctattatattttggcTCTAGGAGGCAATTATGAAACCCCTTGATCATAAGAACCTGGACCAGGATGTACCTTACTTTGCAGATGTTGTGAGGTAGGTGCTGACTCCCACTTTTGTCTCAtaacagataataaaataaaaataaattttcatattaGTTCAAATAAATTgcagtcttctcttcttcccctcaaaATGTGGCTGATATAAGTCATGAATGTAACTTAGAGTAGTGTTAGCATCATAGATATATCCTAAAACTTGCTTCTCCAGCAACAGAGGCACAAACAGTAGCCATGGCTTTCTCCAGGGATCTCACTCACTCAAGTGAAAAGAGATTGGGTTGGTGGTTGTCCCTGCAACTGCTATTACTacaagaaataagagagaaagagccTTAGAAAAGGATTTAACAGCTAAGCACCCAATGAACAACCACATATGTTTCAGTGTAGAAAAAATTACCAGAGGTGAGTGGTAGGAAGGGATTATTGGTTGTAGTCCCCCTCTTTGCAGAATTTATGCTTTGGTTTCCACAGTCCACTAAGTAAACCCTGCCGATCATGGCTTTGTACATGGTTAAAAAGCCTTTCCAGGTTATGGAATctggtcttttctagctctaaaatggCCAGTTGGTGGGGATGGGGTAGAGGCTATTAATTGGTCTCAGTGTGGTAGAAAGGTGACATCCTTAGCCTAGAATCTCCAGAGAGGTTAGAGTTGATCTGAAACTAAGGACAAGAtggtgaaaatgaaaagaaagaagtatataTTTTGGAAGCACTGAAGCTTCTTTCTTGTCAGATCTCTTTTGGAGGTATTGAATGAAGGTGATAAAGAAGGATGGGAGGATGTTGGAGgataggggaagagaaaggagaagttaCTATTCTCTCAATACTGTCAATTCAGAAATCATCAGTAACAAATGATGCTtcgaatggaatttttttcccaaagcagGTTTGCTTAGTTCTAGGTTTCCTTCTCTTGATGTGGAAACATTACGTCCAAAAAATATGACCCACAGAAAAGTGGTTAATAAGTATCTCTATAAAAATGGCAGCAGACCACAACTTAGTTGTTAAAAGTTTCTGAATTCATAAACTTGGCTTAATCTCATGGATATAtgttttatttgcctttttcagttttttttatttttgcttgaatGCCACACTAGTACTGGACAAAATATGTTAAGATAATTTTGAGAAACTGAAAACTTCACCATTTGTTTGGTAGTATGGGCCCAGGCTCCAGTCTATAGTGTAGAGGCTGGCAGCTCTGTCCATGAAGCTGTATCACATATGTTtgtggaattttaaaattctttactttAAAATGGTATGTTGTCTTTGATATGATAGATAGTGATATGATAGTAGTGTAATACATAATTGTATGCATCTTAGTACAAGCCCAagtattttgaattaaaaatatcttttagtaTTTTAAGCCCAATGTTTAATATtctagtgtaatgggctgaggcttgagttgatgcactgaggtcccaagcacatgaggctaaatagtaattggaccataatctattaatatataagtttggagaaagaatggcccccgcccactctttgcgcaagtcctgatgtgttgtataggaaatgacgattttggtgggtggaggcaggggagtggaaaaggaaggggaaggaggactTTTGGTATTGCTTTGCGACATTTTGCTCAGgtcagatcgctctctgttagctggcttcctgtcgcagctgcccatattgcgattgcaatccttcttgcccatattgctatcgcaatcctttttcacctcttcacttgaataaagactgaagattttttcccttaacctgagttcctgaatccggctgattttaaatacgcgatcattacaatTGGCCCcaaccttccttttccactcccctgcctccacccaccaaaatcgtcatttcctatacaacacatcaggacttgcacaaagaatgggtgagggccattctttctccaagcttatatattaatagattatggtccaattactatttagcctcatgtgcttgggacctcagtgcatcaactcaagcctcagcccattacattctaggagttcttttttaactttatatagaGTGTGCCCAAAGCCTTAATTAAAGGCTTTTAATTTAGCTTAAAGTTGtgctaagacttttgggacaaccTATACATAGTATTTAATGAGAAAGAAGGTTGGTTGTTTACTTTGAAAAGCAATTTCTCCTAAACAGGTCATTTTATATGAGAATTTCACATAATTAAGTGCATACTTATAGATATTTCTTCCCAAAAGATTTGATTTTAGAGGGGCATCCTCAATTTGAGATAGCCTATTCAGTAAATAATTTACCATATCTAGTTGTTAATTTAAATGCTCAAATTTGCAAGAAGGTTTATTTCTGAGAATGATGGATATGAGACTgctaatcattttcattttgagcTTGTAAAATTTTTATCTCTGTTCACAGCACAACAGAAAATGTAGCTGTATATATCTGGGAAAATCTTCAGAAGATTCTTCCTGTGGGAGTCCTTTATAAAGTCAAAGTGCACGAAACTGACAATAACATCGTTGTCTACAAGGGAGAGTTATCAGCCCTTGGGAATTAATATTACTATCTTAACATTAAATTCATGGCTAATCTTTTTGTAAAAGAACATATCTGTTGAAGTATTAATAAGCTGTCATATTGATGCTACTATTGTGTCCTGGAATATCTGAatgtaaaaacatttcaaattcatagaatttttatttcaatatagaGAGTTGTACTttacaaatttaaagaaaaattgttgTCAGAGTGCTTTGGTGGGTcgttaaaaaacaaaccaacaaactcttccttttattttgtcaTGGTCATCTAGTTTTCCTAATTCAGAAAATCTCTAGGcatgaataataaatgaatgaattaaaaagcattgtataagtgcctactatgtaccatcCATAATGCTAAGCtttgaaaatacaataaagcagATAGGCCTTCCTTTCAGTGAGTTTACATACAACATATAAATCAAAATGGTGGTCAATGAAGATTATTTGGTTGGAAAGTTAGAGGCACAGAATAGAATCATAGGAGAATGAAGATTGACACATGTTTTCAGGAACTATAGCAGAATTGATAGGAATATTAGGAATAGATAGAGAGGGTGAAGAAATCTGaggtttaaaatgaaatatagtcAGAGACAGAACCTAGATTTGGTGGGCCACTGTGGCAACCATAATTAGCCTCCGAGGGCCAAAGATAGGACTTGTAGGTAAGAACATGTTAGGTCCTCCAGGGTACAATTCTGGACATAAAGGATGCTTTTGTAActtatttgaaatattaaaatgtatgtaGAACTTTACAATAAATCAAGTTTGAGTGACATAGCTGATTTTGAAGACCATGAATAATGATTACTTATTATACATCCTCTTAaaataatacaacaaaaaaaGGAGGCTTTACTCTGGTGTGGCAACCCTCCCATAGGAATTGCTTACTCATTGTCCCTAAtcatttttcctctgttaatttgtaTTACATTAAATGAATGTAAATCTGTAGGTCTGTGTTGTGTGCAcagagctttttctttcttggattCTCATTTGCATtgctggggggaagggaaggagcatctccttttctcctttgtgCTTTGTATCCAGTAAAGAATCAGATTGACAATGAAAGGCCAGAATTTGTTTTACAGTATTAAACTTAATACAGTTTCATGTGCAaacattttgttgttgtggttgtacCATGTTAAGGAAAtgattgttttgttctgtgaattaaaaataaatttaaaaacaagagcTCTGGACTTAAAGTGACCAAATCTAGATTCAAGGTCCAGGTGAGTTACTTTTATTAGTCCTGGGACCATGGGAAAATTACTAGcctttttctatttcagttttctttctttaagagaGCAATGATTTTTAATGACATCCCACAGggatgttgtgagaatcaaatagaTCCCACAAATTATGTAGAAAGGCAGTGTGATATAGCAAAGCTGACAGTAGAGctaggaggatctaagttcaaaactAAGTTCCACCTCAGGCACATAAGATTGTGACTTTAATAAGTGAGTTATACACTCAGACTCCTCAGTTGCAAAGAAAGTGGTGCTCTGGATTGGTGGGAACTCCTACAGCTGGAAGTTCCATATACCATTGAAAGCACTGGTCTATGCCATATATAAGTGCTTTGAAAACAGAAAACATGATTACAAATATcagttattctttaaattttgaaatttgtGATGGTGATTGACTTTAAATTGAAGATAGATCTGTATGTATCATATACAGTTTTTGGCTGagtcatttgataaatgatgcCATAATCAATGGTGGATGAAAAGCCACATGCCAACTTCTGATAGAAGACTAATGCATAGATTATAAAGCATTTCTTTTAGAAAGAATTAGcatagctttggcaataagagaagaaaaagagattaaaggaattagagtgagtaatgaggaaaccaaattatcactgcagatgatatgatggtatacttagagaaccctagagaatcaattgaaacactattaaaaataatccacaactttagcaaagttgcaggatacaaaataaatccatataaatcatcactaacaaaacccaacagcaaaagatacaaagagaaattccatttaaagtaactgttgatagtataaaatatttgggaatctatctgccaagagaaaggcagaaactatatgagcaaaactacaaaacactttccatacaactaaagtcagatctaaacaattggaaaaatatcaaatgctcttggataggtcgagtgaatagaataaagatgacaatactacctaaactaatctacatatttaatgctataccaatcaaactgtcaagaaactattttaatgacttagaaataataaaaacaaaatttatctggaagaacaaaagcaaatgaaggtggcctagctgtacctgatctaaaactatattataaagcaatggtcatcaaaaccattgatggctaagaaatagagaagttaatcagtggaataggttgggttcagaggacaaaatagtcaataactacagcaatttagtatttgacaaatccaaagaccccagcttttgggataagaattcactatttgacaaaaactgctaggaaaattggaaactagtatggcagaaactaggcactaaTCTACATATAACATCATATACCACGATAAGgtcgaaataggttcatgatctagatataaagaatgatattgtaaataaattataagaatgtaggatagtttacctctcagatctatagaggaggaaggaatttgtgattaaagaagaactagagatcattattgattacaaaatagataattttgattatattaagttaaaaagtttttgtacaaacaaaatgaatgcaggtaagattagaagggaagcaataaactgggaaaacatttttacattccgataaaggcctcatttctaaaaaatatagagaattgactcaattttataagaattcaaggcattctccaattgataaaatggttgaaggatatgaacagacaattttcagatgaagaaattgaaacaatttatagtatataaaaaggtgctccaaatcattattgatcagagaaatatatggggacagctaggtggcgcagtggatagagcatcagccctgaagtcagaaggacctgagttcaaatctagtctctgacacttaacacttcctagctgtgtgaccctgggcaagtcatttaaccccaattgcctcagcaaaaaaaaaaaaaaaaaaggcggaagagaaattcaaattaagacgactctgagataccactacacacctctcagattggctaagatgacaggaaaagataatgataaatgtttgaggggatgtgggaaaactgggacactgatacattgttggtggaattgtgcacagatccaaccattctgcagagcagtttggaactatgttcaaaaagtccagcagtgtctctactgggcttatatcccaaagagatcttaaaggaagaaaggtacccacatatgcaaaaatgtttgtagcagccctttttatagaaggaattggaaactgaatggatgcccattaattggagaatggctgaatacattgtggtatatgaatgttatggaatattattgttctgtaagaaatgaccagcaggatgaatacagaaagctctggagagatttacatgaactgatgctaagtaagatgagcagaaacaagagatcattgtacatagcaacaagaagactatatgatgatcaattctgatggatgtggctctttccaacaatgagaagattcaaaccagttccaattgtacagggatgaagagagccatctatatccagagagtggactgtgggaactgtgtggaccacaacataacattctcattctttctgttgtctgcttgcattttgttttcttttttttcccttattgatacgattgttcttgtgcagcaagataactgtataaatatgtgtatgtgtatatatatatatgtatgtgtatatatatgtgtgtatatatatatatatatatatatatatatatatatatatatatatatatatatatatatatatgagttaacatatattttaacatatttaacatgtattggactacctgccatctaggggaggggatggggggaaggaggggataatttggaacagaaggttttgcaagagtcactgttgaaaaatttcctatgcatatgttttataaataaaaagctttagtaaaaagaaaaagaaaattataggccaatgtTACTAATGAATACAGATACAAAAATTCTAAATGGAAGACAACAACAATATATCTCAAACATTGTACATTGTGATCAactgagatttataccaggaatggaaGATTGGGTTCAACATAAAGAAAGCtattaacataatttattttgataaaatataacacTATTATATTGAGTGAAACTtaactctcatcaaaattggctcaaagagggaataataaatACACTCAACTGGGTATAGAAATCTTTTTTatctataggaaagtaggaagggaagggaatagggGAAAAGTATGTGTATGAAAAAAGGCAAGTTGGAGGAGGGAATAATCAAAAGCAAAACTCTTTTTtgaagagggacagaaagaatagaataaaaagggTGGAGGGACTAGTATGGAGAAAAATATAGTGAGTAATAGTTTTTaggaaatttctctgataaagagctcatttctaaaacagagagaaatttataaaaataaaagataaacaatcttcagatgaagtaaagttatctataatcatataaaaatgctttaattcagtatttattggagaaatgcaaattaaaacaatactgaggactacctcatacctattagattgggtgtacaaggggaaaaaatggaaaatgtatagaaaatgGTATTGTTGGAAAAATGGAACATTAAAATATTGTttgtggaaaaaatggaaaatggtatAGAAAATGGTATTGTTGGAAAAATGGAACATTAAAatattgtttgtggagttgtgaattgattcaaccattctgtaggacaatttggaactatactcaaagggttatcaaactgtgcataccctttgatccagcagtgtctttactggatttgtatctttaaaat
Proteins encoded in this region:
- the PTS gene encoding 6-pyruvoyl tetrahydrobiopterin synthase, with translation MMNTSGSRPGHPCARVSRCVTFSASHRLHSKSLSDEKNLKLFGKCNNPNGHGHNYKVVVTIHGEIDPVTGMVMNLTDLKEYMEEAIMKPLDHKNLDQDVPYFADVVSTTENVAVYIWENLQKILPVGVLYKVKVHETDNNIVVYKGELSALGN